From one Formosa sediminum genomic stretch:
- a CDS encoding DUF6503 family protein translates to MKNTLLLLFIIAFTSCKQATEQKTTAETPTEEAVIQNSTTKSYPEHIAKVFEAHGGLDTWNTMQTLEFTMQKPEGTEITTTDLKRRKAHIDMPNHVLGFNGKDVWLESKDTTAYDGKPKFYYNLMFYFYAMPFVLADDGITYSDAEPLLFNGVEYPGIQISYGAGIGESPDDEYIIYYDAKTNEMTWLAYTMTFFAKEKSKTFNYIKYGNWETVNGVKLPKSIQWYNVVDGTPVDVKKEVVFSDVKLSKAQQKPSFYEAPEGAEIIE, encoded by the coding sequence ATGAAAAACACCTTACTACTTTTATTTATTATCGCCTTTACATCTTGTAAACAAGCTACAGAACAGAAAACGACTGCTGAGACACCGACGGAAGAAGCCGTGATTCAAAACAGTACAACGAAAAGTTACCCAGAGCATATTGCAAAAGTATTTGAAGCGCATGGCGGTTTAGATACTTGGAACACTATGCAAACTTTAGAGTTTACCATGCAAAAACCTGAAGGAACAGAGATTACGACTACCGATTTAAAACGTAGAAAAGCGCATATAGATATGCCAAACCACGTGTTAGGTTTTAATGGGAAAGATGTGTGGTTAGAATCTAAGGATACTACAGCTTACGATGGAAAACCTAAATTTTATTATAATTTAATGTTCTATTTCTATGCCATGCCTTTTGTTTTGGCAGATGATGGTATTACTTATAGTGATGCAGAACCTTTACTTTTTAACGGCGTAGAATATCCTGGAATTCAGATTTCCTATGGAGCAGGAATAGGAGAGTCGCCAGATGATGAATACATTATTTATTATGATGCTAAAACCAATGAGATGACTTGGTTAGCTTATACTATGACGTTTTTTGCTAAAGAGAAAAGTAAAACATTCAATTATATTAAATATGGAAATTGGGAAACTGTAAATGGAGTAAAATTACCAAAATCTATTCAATGGTATAATGTGGTAGATGGAACACCTGTAGATGTGAAAAAAGAAGTTGTGTTTTCTGATGTAAAACTCTCTAAAGCACAACAAAAGCCTTCATTTTATGAAGCTCCTGAAGGTGCCGAAATTATAGAATAA
- a CDS encoding M48 family metallopeptidase, producing the protein MTATTLFYIIIALILIDFIVDKILDALNAKHFNDTLPKELQDVYDDEAYKKSQQYKATNYKFGLITSGFSLVLTLTFLALDGFEFVDHIARGFSDNSIIIAIIFFGIIMMGSDILTTPFAYYQTFVIEERFGFNKTTKATFILDKVKGWLMLACIGGGILALIIWFYDISGDYFWMYAWALMAVFSLFLNMFYAKLIVPLFNKQTPLEDGSLREKISNYANTVGFKLDNIFVIDGSKRSTKANAYFSGFGSEKRVTLFDTLINDLTEEEIVAVLAHEVGHYKKKHIVFNLMASILLTGLTLYILSLFISNPLLSQAIGVETPSFHVGLIAFGLLYSPISEVTSLIMNIFSRKFEYQADDYAKHTYNAKDLITSLKKLSQSSLSNLTPHPAYVFMHYSHPTLLSRIKNLKKE; encoded by the coding sequence ATGACAGCAACTACGCTTTTCTATATTATAATTGCTTTAATCCTAATCGATTTTATTGTTGATAAAATTCTCGATGCTTTAAATGCTAAACATTTTAACGATACATTACCTAAAGAATTACAAGATGTTTATGATGATGAAGCCTATAAAAAATCGCAACAATATAAGGCTACCAATTACAAATTTGGACTTATAACTTCTGGATTTTCGTTGGTATTAACCTTAACTTTTTTAGCTTTAGATGGGTTTGAATTTGTAGATCATATTGCAAGAGGTTTTAGTGATAATTCAATTATTATAGCCATTATTTTCTTTGGAATTATTATGATGGGTAGCGATATTTTAACCACCCCATTTGCTTATTACCAAACTTTTGTAATAGAAGAACGGTTTGGATTTAACAAAACCACAAAAGCAACGTTTATATTAGACAAAGTAAAAGGTTGGTTAATGCTAGCTTGTATTGGAGGTGGCATACTTGCCCTTATAATTTGGTTTTATGACATTTCTGGAGATTATTTTTGGATGTATGCCTGGGCATTAATGGCTGTTTTTAGTTTATTCTTAAATATGTTTTACGCCAAATTAATTGTGCCTTTATTTAACAAACAAACACCTTTAGAAGACGGGAGTTTAAGAGAAAAAATTTCTAATTATGCCAACACAGTAGGATTTAAACTAGATAATATTTTTGTTATTGATGGTTCTAAGCGCAGCACCAAAGCCAATGCGTATTTCTCTGGATTTGGAAGTGAAAAACGAGTTACTTTATTCGATACTTTAATTAACGATTTAACTGAAGAAGAAATCGTAGCTGTACTTGCTCATGAAGTTGGCCATTATAAAAAGAAACATATTGTCTTCAATTTAATGGCATCCATACTGCTTACGGGTCTAACGCTTTATATCTTATCTTTATTTATATCTAATCCGTTACTATCTCAAGCCATTGGTGTTGAAACGCCAAGTTTTCATGTGGGACTCATTGCTTTTGGATTACTGTATAGCCCAATAAGTGAAGTCACCAGTCTAATTATGAACATTTTCTCTAGAAAATTTGAATATCAAGCAGACGACTATGCAAAACACACATACAATGCAAAGGACTTAATTACATCTTTAAAAAAAC
- a CDS encoding TrmH family RNA methyltransferase produces the protein MKEISSTQNSYIKQLVQLKDKSRDRKKSGKFLIEGQREISLALKGQYTIDTLLYCNDFTDSTHIETLTSANTEIIQVSKDVYQKLAYRDTTEGVIGIAQSKTLDLSDLTFDKPNPLILIAEAPEKPGNIGALLRTADAANVDAFIIANPKTDLYNPNIIRSSVGCVFTNQVASGSTQDIITFLKSKNINIFCAALQASKPYHTQDFTTATALIVGTEATGLSEDWRNQATQNIIIPMQGEIDSMNVSVAAGILVFEAKRQRQFA, from the coding sequence ATGAAAGAAATTAGCAGTACCCAAAATAGTTATATTAAACAGTTGGTTCAGTTAAAAGATAAGTCTCGAGACCGCAAAAAATCGGGAAAATTTTTAATTGAAGGCCAACGTGAAATTTCGCTTGCTTTAAAAGGACAGTATACCATAGATACACTTTTATACTGTAACGATTTTACTGATAGTACACACATTGAAACATTAACATCGGCTAACACAGAAATTATTCAAGTCTCTAAAGACGTGTACCAAAAATTAGCCTATCGCGATACTACTGAAGGCGTTATTGGCATTGCGCAATCTAAAACATTAGACTTATCGGACTTAACCTTCGATAAACCTAATCCTTTAATATTAATTGCTGAAGCTCCAGAAAAACCCGGAAATATAGGTGCATTATTAAGAACTGCCGATGCAGCGAATGTAGATGCTTTTATTATAGCAAATCCTAAAACCGATTTATACAATCCGAACATTATCCGTTCTAGTGTAGGATGCGTCTTTACCAATCAGGTTGCTTCCGGAAGTACTCAAGACATTATTACCTTCTTAAAATCAAAAAACATTAATATTTTTTGTGCCGCGTTACAGGCTTCAAAGCCATACCATACGCAAGATTTTACTACAGCTACAGCCTTAATTGTTGGTACCGAAGCTACAGGATTAAGTGAAGATTGGCGTAATCAGGCCACACAAAATATTATAATCCCTATGCAAGGCGAAATCGATTCTATGAACGTTTCTGTAGCTGCAGGTATTTTAGTTTTCGAAGCTAAACGTCAGCGTCAATTCGCTTAA